Proteins encoded by one window of Arachis hypogaea cultivar Tifrunner chromosome 1, arahy.Tifrunner.gnm2.J5K5, whole genome shotgun sequence:
- the LOC112801499 gene encoding uncharacterized protein has protein sequence MEGLIKGLVHAALGDDDNDDRNNRRDSRDERSRSSWAEVVSGDQDQDPQDHPPPRHHNWTSQEEPRYEQEEWRQQGSRLSNRPQKEEQRHDDSYGDSYRPQREQYRPKQEEWESQSSNRHKKFDEENNDGWQTVGKPSRRQQHKVPKDNWNNYKLPPDEQEYSNDIDVGGRAEPSNDELYDLSKACDKLWDLDLNRLVPGKDYEIDCGEGKKAYQKEDMAEGCLFTWVSDDVFRKPTFARFLSLLDNYNPNQGSKEVVTSEERQEQASFIEEISRTAPIKYLHKYLVSKGIASGSFQEFKRMISSLWFDLYSRGGTSGSSSAFEHVFVGEIKNNSEVSGFHNWLQFYLEEAKGRVDYQGYIFPRRRGEIPDSETQLLTIQFEWNNVLKSVSSTLVGVSPEFEIALYTLCFYVGEEDNHIQLGPYSVNIKCYRLGNRIGSVYPIAES, from the exons ATGGAGGGTTTGATCAAGGGGTTGGTCCATGCTGCCCTTGGTGACGACGACAATGACGACCGCAACAACCGCCGCGATTCCCGAGATGAACGGTCTAGATCCTCCTGGGCTGAGGTCGTCTCCGGAGATCAGGATCAGGATCCGCAAGATCATCCTCCTCCCAGACACCACAACTGGACTTCACAG GAGGAGCCTCGTTATGAGCAGGAGGAGTGGCGCCAACAGGGTTCTAGACTTTCCAACAGACCACAGAAG GAGGAGCAGCGGCACGACGATAGTTATGGGGATTCCTACAGGCCTCAAAGG GAGCAATATCGTCCAAAGCAAGAAGAGTGGGAATCTCAGAGTTCCAACAGACACAAGAAG TTTGATGAAGAGAACAATGATGGATGGCAGACTGTTGGCAAACCTTCAAGGCGGCAACAACACAAG GTTCCCAAGGATAATTGGAACAACTATAAACTACCACCTGATGAGCAAGAATACTCTAATGATATTGATGTTGGTGGTCGTGCGGAGCCTTCGAACGACGAGCTTTATGATTTGTCTAAAGCATGTGACAAACTGTGGGACCTTGATTTAAATCGTTTGGTACCGGGAAAGGATTATGAAATTGACTGTGGCGAAGGAAAGAAGGCTTACCAAAAGGAAGATATGGCAGAGGGTTGCTTGTTTACTTGGGTTAGCGATGATGTATTCAGAAAGCCTACTTTTGCGCGGTTTCTTTCTCTTCTAGATAACTACAACCCGAATCAAGGAAGTAAGGAAGTTGTCACGTCTGAAGAGAGGCAAGAGCAAGCTTCTTTCATTGAAGAAATTAGTAGAACAGCACCAATCAAATATCTGCACAAGTATCTTGTGTCCAAGGGTATTGCATCAGGGAGCTTTCAAGAATTCAAAAGAATGATTAGCAGCTTGTGGTTTGACCTTTATTCACGTGGGGGAACATCTGGTTCCTCCTCTGCTTTCGAACATGTTTTTGTTGGAGAAATCAAGAACAACAGTGAAGTTTCTGGCTTTCATAACTGGCTGCAG TTttaccttgaagaagcaaaaggGAGGGTTGATTATCAAGGCTATATTTTTCCCCGTAGACGTGGTGAAATT CCAGACTCAGAAACACAGCTTCTGACAATTCAGTTTGAATGGAATAATGTTCTAAAATCTGTATCAAGCACTTTGGTGGGAGTGAGCCCTGAATTTGAAATTGCTCTGTATACCCTCTGTTTCTATGTGGGCGAGGAGGACAACCACATTCAGCTGGGTCCATATTCAGTTAATATCAAGTGCTACCGTCTCGGCAATCGAATTGGATCTGTTTATCCCATTGCTGAATCCTGA